The Paenibacillus mucilaginosus 3016 genome includes the window CAAGACGGTAGTCGACGCGAAAGCGGTATTCATGGATATGCCGCAGCGGATCACGAAGGAGAAGAAGCTGACGCAGACCTTCTCCAAGGAGACGGGACAGAACTATATCGAGTATAAGGAAGACGGCAAGCGCAACCGGATCTGGATCGAGGACGAAACCTCCGTGAAAGCCCGTGTGGCCTTGGCTCAGAAATACAAGTTGGCGGGAGTCGCTTCCTGGCGCAGAGGGTACGAGAATCCGAATGCCTGGGAGTGGATCCGCAGCACGCTCAAGCCTTAATCGGTGCTGCAGCAAAAGAAAGGGCTGTCCCAAGCAGATAGATCTGCTAGCGGGACAGCCCTTGTTTGTGTATTTACAGCGTTCCGCTGCCGCTCTCGGCAGGGGCGTGCTTCGGATCAAGCGACAGGATCGTTTTGCAGTACATGCAGCGGTCCGTTTTGCCGAGAATCTTGGTCGGTTTGCCGCATTCGGGGCATTCCACCACCGTGGCACTTGTGGACATCATGCCAGCCGCAAAATATATCCCCATGGATACCAGCATGGCGATGGCGCCGATCACCATACTGACCGCGGCGATCCACCGGCCTGCAATGCCCCATTCGAATACGATGCCGGCGAGGCCTACGATCATCAGAGCCATGCCCCCCATGGTCAGCAGCAGCCCCCAGAGCCGGAATTCGTTCACTTTACTGGATTTTAATCTCATGCCCATTCACTACTTTCATGCGAGATATAGAAGATTGTGAGGTTTGTCATCGGACGATGGCAGGAAACCGCGTGTCAATGTAGAACTAAACAATATCG containing:
- a CDS encoding DUF2614 family zinc ribbon-containing protein — encoded protein: MRLKSSKVNEFRLWGLLLTMGGMALMIVGLAGIVFEWGIAGRWIAAVSMVIGAIAMLVSMGIYFAAGMMSTSATVVECPECGKPTKILGKTDRCMYCKTILSLDPKHAPAESGSGTL